The Lichenihabitans psoromatis genome contains a region encoding:
- the fabF gene encoding beta-ketoacyl-ACP synthase II has protein sequence MQRIVVTGLGVVSPLGSGVAPVWKRLIEGQSGLRLLPDEMVPDIDAKVGARVPSREEDEHGFDFAAVPVKDRKKMDRFIVFGMEAARQAIEQSGWLPETSDERDMTATVIASGIGGFPGIVEAARTVETRGAKRLSPFTVPSFLVNLAAGQVSIRYGYKGPIGAPVTACAASVQAIGDAMRLIHSGEATVAICGGTEACIDRVSLGGFHAARALSTGFTDTPTAASRPFDAKRDGFIMGEGAGMLVIETLENAKRRGATPLAELVGYGTSADAYHMAASPEDGNGAQRAMRRAITMAGIAPSDIGYLNAHATSTPVGDAGELAAIKAVFGTDGKLPISSTKSATGHLLGAAGGLEAVFSIMALLTGTLPPTLNLETPDPLAEGLDIIGPQARTKAVDYVLSNGFGFGGVNASVIFRRWDEARG, from the coding sequence ATACAACGGATTGTCGTCACCGGTCTGGGTGTCGTGTCACCCCTGGGATCGGGCGTGGCGCCTGTCTGGAAACGGCTGATCGAAGGCCAATCGGGCTTGCGCCTCCTGCCGGACGAGATGGTTCCCGATATCGACGCCAAGGTCGGCGCTCGTGTTCCGAGCCGTGAGGAGGACGAACACGGCTTCGATTTCGCTGCGGTTCCCGTCAAGGACCGGAAGAAGATGGATCGGTTCATCGTCTTCGGCATGGAAGCGGCGCGGCAGGCGATCGAACAATCCGGGTGGCTGCCCGAAACATCTGACGAGCGTGACATGACCGCGACCGTGATCGCCTCCGGGATCGGTGGCTTTCCCGGGATCGTCGAGGCGGCCCGGACTGTCGAAACACGCGGCGCAAAGCGCCTCTCGCCGTTCACGGTGCCGTCGTTCCTGGTCAATCTCGCGGCGGGCCAAGTCTCGATCCGCTATGGTTACAAGGGCCCGATCGGCGCGCCGGTGACAGCCTGCGCGGCGAGCGTACAGGCCATCGGCGACGCCATGCGCCTGATCCACAGCGGTGAAGCTACGGTGGCGATCTGCGGCGGCACGGAGGCCTGCATCGATCGCGTCAGCCTCGGTGGGTTCCATGCCGCGCGAGCTTTGTCGACAGGCTTCACCGATACTCCGACGGCGGCGTCGCGGCCCTTCGATGCCAAACGCGACGGCTTCATCATGGGCGAAGGCGCCGGCATGCTGGTCATCGAGACGCTCGAGAATGCCAAGCGACGCGGCGCAACGCCGCTGGCCGAACTCGTCGGCTACGGCACCAGTGCCGATGCTTATCATATGGCTGCCTCGCCCGAGGACGGCAACGGCGCACAGCGCGCCATGCGACGCGCCATCACGATGGCCGGCATCGCGCCGAGCGATATCGGCTATTTGAACGCCCATGCCACGTCGACGCCGGTGGGCGACGCGGGCGAGCTGGCCGCCATCAAGGCGGTGTTCGGGACCGACGGCAAATTGCCCATCTCGTCGACCAAATCGGCGACGGGCCATCTTCTCGGAGCAGCTGGCGGCTTGGAAGCCGTGTTCTCGATCATGGCGCTTCTGACCGGCACGCTCCCGCCCACGCTCAATCTCGAGACGCCCGATCCGCTGGCCGAGGGGCTGGACATCATCGGTCCGCAGGCCCGCACCAAGGCTGTCGACTACGTGCTGTCGAACGGGTTCGGCTTTGGCGGCGTCAACGCCTCGGTCATCTTCCGGCGCTGGGACGAGGCGCGCGGCTAA
- a CDS encoding MFS transporter → MEERPEIIAKITRRLLPFVGIIYLIAYIDRQNVSYAKLQMVGDLGLTEFAYGLGASLFFIGYFIFEVPSNIILERVGARRWFARIMITWGIVTIALAYTQNATMFYILRFLLGACEAGFFPGVLYLLTIWFPFKYRGRMVGSFMFYSAIANAVGAPIGGAMLDLNGTLGLKGWQWVFLVTGLPAVIAGIVTLFYLDDRPENAKFLDASEKQWLRSTLEQEDRASGKTLHTNPFKALLDRRVLILAIWYVSLPLGAYGISYWLPTIVKSFGVSNTVNGLLNIIPWAIVALALWGTPKLAARTGQTTAFIAGPALFGALCLVLSVYLPGDWVKFGCISLAAAGIFAAQPVFWTLPSSFLTGASAAAGLAVINSVGNLGGFIAQNAVPLIKDWTGSVEAPMLFVAACVFVGGVMTFVVLAYLAKHRDEVTLAAGATRTAG, encoded by the coding sequence ATCGAGGAGCGGCCCGAGATCATCGCGAAGATCACGCGACGGCTGCTGCCGTTCGTCGGCATCATCTATCTGATCGCCTATATCGACCGGCAGAACGTCAGCTACGCCAAGCTGCAGATGGTGGGCGACCTCGGCCTGACCGAATTCGCTTACGGGCTCGGCGCATCGCTGTTTTTCATCGGCTATTTCATCTTCGAAGTGCCGAGCAACATCATTCTCGAGCGCGTCGGCGCGCGGCGTTGGTTCGCCCGCATCATGATCACCTGGGGTATCGTGACGATCGCGTTGGCCTATACGCAAAACGCGACGATGTTCTACATCCTGCGGTTTCTGCTCGGGGCATGCGAAGCGGGCTTCTTTCCCGGCGTGCTCTATCTGCTGACGATTTGGTTTCCGTTCAAATATCGGGGCCGCATGGTCGGATCCTTCATGTTCTATAGCGCAATCGCCAATGCGGTCGGTGCGCCCATCGGCGGCGCTATGCTCGATCTCAACGGAACTCTCGGCCTGAAGGGCTGGCAGTGGGTGTTTCTCGTCACCGGCCTCCCGGCCGTGATCGCCGGGATCGTGACCCTCTTTTATCTCGATGATCGGCCCGAGAATGCCAAATTCCTCGATGCGTCGGAGAAGCAGTGGCTTCGCTCGACTCTGGAGCAGGAAGATCGTGCATCAGGAAAGACGCTCCACACGAACCCGTTCAAGGCGCTACTCGACCGGCGGGTGCTGATCCTCGCGATTTGGTACGTGTCGCTGCCGCTCGGCGCCTATGGGATCAGCTATTGGCTGCCCACCATCGTGAAGAGCTTCGGCGTATCCAACACGGTGAACGGACTGTTGAACATCATTCCCTGGGCCATCGTGGCGCTCGCCTTGTGGGGTACGCCGAAACTCGCGGCCCGCACGGGGCAGACCACGGCCTTCATCGCCGGACCGGCGCTGTTCGGCGCGCTCTGCCTCGTGTTGAGCGTCTATCTCCCGGGCGACTGGGTGAAGTTCGGCTGCATTTCGCTCGCGGCGGCCGGCATTTTCGCGGCACAGCCGGTGTTCTGGACGTTGCCGTCGAGCTTCCTGACAGGCGCATCGGCGGCAGCCGGCCTCGCGGTCATCAACTCGGTTGGTAATCTCGGCGGCTTCATCGCCCAGAATGCGGTCCCGCTCATCAAGGATTGGACCGGCAGCGTCGAGGCCCCGATGCTGTTCGTCGCGGCCTGCGTGTTCGTTGGTGGCGTCATGACCTTCGTGGTGTTGGCCTATCTTGCCAAGCATCGCGACGAGGTCACCCTGGCGGCCGGGGCCACTCGAACCGCTGGGTGA
- the minE gene encoding cell division topological specificity factor MinE — translation MNPFRFFGARANSAPQARERLQLLLSHERALDGRSDLVVILREEILKVIAKHVSIDRDKVRVRMGKHDTLSTLEVDLEIRAPTSSLTALAS, via the coding sequence ATGAACCCGTTCCGTTTCTTCGGGGCACGCGCGAATTCCGCCCCGCAGGCGCGTGAACGCCTGCAACTCCTGCTGTCCCACGAGCGCGCGCTCGACGGCCGGTCGGATCTCGTCGTGATCCTGCGCGAAGAAATCCTCAAGGTGATCGCCAAGCATGTCTCGATCGATCGGGACAAGGTGCGGGTCCGGATGGGCAAGCACGACACGCTGTCGACCCTCGAGGTCGACCTCGAGATCCGCGCGCCGACCAGCAGCCTGACGGCTCTCGCGAGCTGA
- the minD gene encoding septum site-determining protein MinD gives MAQVLVVTSGKGGVGKTTSTAALGAALAQEGQTVVVVDFDVGLRNLDLVLGAERRVVYDMINVIQGQANLNQALIRDKRVETLYLLPASQTRDKDALTDDGVARIIAELRERFDWVICDSPAGIERGATLAMRHADIAVIVTNPEVSSVRDSDRIIGMLDSKTEKAERGEWMDKFLLLTRYDHARAQRGDMLKTEDVLDILSIPLLGIIPESQDVLRASNVGSPVTINNPSSAPAKAYAEAARRLLGDTMAVTVPREKKNLFGMLFGRRAA, from the coding sequence ATGGCTCAGGTTCTGGTGGTCACATCGGGTAAGGGCGGGGTCGGCAAGACGACCTCGACGGCGGCGCTTGGCGCGGCGCTGGCCCAAGAGGGGCAGACCGTCGTCGTGGTGGATTTCGACGTCGGGTTGCGGAACCTCGATCTGGTGCTCGGCGCGGAACGTCGGGTCGTCTATGACATGATCAACGTCATCCAGGGCCAGGCGAACCTCAACCAGGCTTTGATCCGCGACAAGCGCGTCGAGACGCTCTATCTGCTGCCCGCCTCGCAAACGCGCGACAAGGATGCGCTGACCGACGATGGCGTCGCCCGCATCATCGCCGAATTGCGCGAGCGCTTCGATTGGGTGATCTGCGACAGCCCGGCCGGTATCGAGCGCGGCGCGACGCTGGCGATGCGCCATGCCGATATCGCCGTGATCGTCACCAACCCGGAAGTCTCCTCGGTGCGCGATAGCGACCGCATCATCGGCATGCTCGACTCGAAGACCGAGAAGGCCGAGCGCGGCGAGTGGATGGACAAGTTCCTGCTGCTGACCCGCTACGACCATGCCCGCGCGCAACGCGGCGACATGCTGAAGACCGAGGACGTGCTCGACATCCTGTCGATCCCGTTGCTCGGCATCATCCCGGAAAGCCAGGACGTGTTGCGGGCCTCCAACGTCGGCTCGCCCGTCACGATCAACAACCCCTCGAGCGCTCCGGCCAAGGCCTATGCCGAAGCGGCCCGCCGCCTGCTCGGCGACACGATGGCCGTGACGGTGCCGCGCGAGAAGAAGAACCTGTTCGGCATGCTGTTCGGACGGAGGGCTGCATGA
- the minC gene encoding septum site-determining protein MinC, giving the protein MALVLTPEMPVADWLEQFDALLARSPAYFINRPVVVDVSGLPQKRPDLMGIVNELQARKIRVMALEGTETATLGADARGLPPILSDGRPSTPIDVPPQTNEAAPATPPDPRPSTSMVIDRPVRSGQSIYCPDGDVTILGSVASGAEIVAGGSIHIYGALRGRAMAGWGNKNGRIFCQSLDAELLAVDGLYKTADEIDIGLRGRPVQAWSNGDVLVVEALA; this is encoded by the coding sequence ATGGCGCTGGTGCTGACACCAGAGATGCCGGTGGCGGACTGGCTAGAGCAATTCGATGCGTTGCTGGCGCGGTCGCCGGCCTATTTCATCAATCGGCCCGTCGTGGTCGACGTGTCGGGCTTGCCGCAGAAGCGGCCGGACCTGATGGGCATCGTGAACGAGCTGCAGGCGCGCAAAATTCGTGTCATGGCGCTCGAAGGCACCGAAACCGCGACCCTCGGGGCGGATGCGCGCGGCTTGCCGCCGATTCTGTCGGACGGTCGCCCCTCGACGCCGATCGACGTGCCGCCGCAGACCAACGAAGCAGCGCCCGCGACGCCGCCCGACCCGCGACCCTCGACCTCGATGGTCATCGATCGGCCGGTCCGATCGGGGCAGTCGATCTATTGCCCGGATGGCGACGTGACCATTCTCGGCTCGGTCGCTTCGGGCGCCGAGATTGTGGCGGGCGGCTCCATCCACATCTACGGCGCCCTGCGGGGCCGCGCGATGGCCGGTTGGGGCAACAAAAACGGTCGCATCTTCTGCCAAAGCCTCGATGCCGAGCTGCTGGCGGTGGACGGCCTCTACAAGACAGCGGACGAGATCGACATCGGCCTGCGTGGCCGGCCGGTCCAGGCCTGGTCGAATGGCGACGTTCTCGTCGTCGAAGCATTGGCGTGA
- a CDS encoding DUF2252 family protein — MSAVLSAPKRLAKILPGIDDRQQLLLKQRNLKMAQSAHAYVRGATVRFYNWLSTSAGRALPQAPAVWIGGDCHLGNLGPVANAKGKIRIQIRDLDQTVIGNPAHDLIRLGLSLATAARGSDLPGVTTARMMEEMIIGYQRTLASDADVLRAGHAGRAIRQILGRATSRRWKHLAEERLDHVKPTIPLGRRFWPLSDQERDDIAALVQTEDVRLLVTALHGRASDVAIEVLDAAYWMKGCSSLGRLRYAVLLGLERSETAGKSYCLLDIKEAVESAAPRAPGAAMPLDDAFRVVEGARHLSPYLGDRMLATRLFGKPVVLRELMPQDMKLEIEHLSQDDAAKAARFLAAVLGYAHGRQMDEETKRAWHDELGRHHSGTLDAPSWLWTSVVDLVAHHEAGYLDHCRRYATAQA, encoded by the coding sequence ATGTCGGCTGTCCTATCTGCCCCCAAACGCCTCGCGAAAATTCTGCCCGGCATCGACGATCGGCAGCAGCTGCTGCTGAAACAACGCAATCTCAAGATGGCTCAATCGGCCCACGCCTATGTGCGCGGCGCGACGGTGCGGTTCTATAATTGGTTGTCCACATCGGCCGGGCGGGCCCTGCCGCAAGCGCCGGCGGTGTGGATCGGGGGCGATTGTCACCTTGGCAATCTCGGGCCGGTCGCCAATGCGAAGGGGAAGATCAGAATCCAGATCCGCGACCTCGACCAAACCGTGATCGGCAATCCGGCCCATGATCTGATCCGCCTCGGCCTATCGCTGGCCACGGCGGCGCGCGGCTCCGATCTCCCGGGTGTCACGACCGCGCGGATGATGGAGGAGATGATCATCGGTTACCAGAGAACGCTGGCCAGCGATGCGGATGTTTTGCGGGCTGGGCATGCCGGCCGCGCCATTCGCCAGATTCTGGGTCGCGCCACCAGCCGTCGGTGGAAGCATCTGGCCGAAGAGCGCCTCGACCATGTGAAGCCGACGATCCCGCTCGGACGACGGTTCTGGCCTTTGTCGGATCAGGAGCGGGACGATATTGCGGCCTTGGTTCAGACGGAGGATGTCCGGCTGCTCGTGACCGCGCTGCATGGTCGAGCCTCCGACGTTGCAATCGAGGTTCTCGACGCTGCCTATTGGATGAAAGGTTGCAGTTCCCTCGGCCGCCTCCGCTATGCGGTGTTGCTCGGCCTTGAGCGGTCCGAAACCGCCGGTAAGAGCTATTGCCTGCTCGACATCAAGGAGGCCGTAGAGTCCGCCGCGCCGCGTGCGCCGGGCGCAGCGATGCCGCTCGACGATGCCTTCAGGGTCGTCGAAGGCGCGCGACACCTCTCCCCCTATCTCGGCGATCGGATGCTGGCGACACGCCTCTTCGGGAAGCCCGTCGTGCTTCGCGAACTCATGCCGCAAGATATGAAGCTTGAGATCGAGCATCTGTCGCAAGACGATGCGGCAAAGGCGGCCCGCTTTCTCGCCGCCGTCCTGGGCTACGCGCATGGGCGGCAGATGGACGAGGAGACGAAGCGAGCCTGGCATGACGAGCTCGGCCGTCATCATAGCGGGACACTCGATGCGCCGTCATGGCTGTGGACAAGCGTGGTCGATCTCGTCGCGCATCACGAGGCGGGATATCTCGACCATTGTCGCCGCTATGCGACGGCCCAGGCTTGA